Proteins encoded within one genomic window of Epinephelus lanceolatus isolate andai-2023 chromosome 9, ASM4190304v1, whole genome shotgun sequence:
- the shld3 gene encoding shieldin complex subunit 3 produces MEDVVLHYQPGSAVGLSSLLERTEKLLESFPCRTPPVFTPWFPDAAADLHLPIRPAKPAPVITGTDIHTAQNKPQKPDANGLVDRPPAETPPENPQDAVGVSGTPKCLLPERQVTRLPPENTDGLLVTHSPVKRSWSVFTQKGVLLPSSQSLSKQFHHMVSVHRLHLHQRAKWVISQHNCGAARDIEQVWRALSRSVQSSRLPTCNANIQRERAEIWVFCDVAHCERVGRLLKDELQLSGRIGLSVRRLGNIFSM; encoded by the exons ATGGAGGATGTGGTTCTGCACTACCAGCCTGGATCAGCTGTTGGGCTCAGCTCTCTGTTGGAGAGGACAGAGAAGCTTCTGGAGTCTTTCCCCTGCCGGACTCCTCCGGTCTTCACCCCCTGGTTCCCGGACGCCGCCGCAGACCTCCACCTGCCCATCAGACCGGCCAAACCAGCTCCTGTTATCACCGGAACAGACATTcacacagcacaaaacaaaccaCAGAAACCCGACGCCAACGGTCTCGTTGATCGTCCACCTGCAGAGACACCACCTGAGAATCCACAAGATGCCGTTGGTGTCTCAGGAACCCCAAAATGTCTCCTCCCAGAgagacaggtcaccagactgcCTCCTGAAAACACAGACGGCCTCCTGGTCACACACTCGCCCGTCAAACGGTCCTGGAGCGTCTTCACTCAGAAAGGAGTCCTGCTGCCGAGCTCGCAGTCGCTGTCCAAGCAGTTCCATCACATGGTGTCCGTCCACAGGCTCCACCTCCACCAGAGGGCCAAGTGGGTCATCAGTCAACACAACTGTGGGGCGGCCAGGGACATCGAACAG GTGTGGCGGGCTCTGAGCCGGTCCGTCCAGAGCTCCAGGCTGCCGACGTGCAACGCCAACATCCAGAGGGAGCGGGCGGAGATCTGGGTCTTCTGTGACGTCGCCCACTGTGAGCGGGTGGGACGTCTCCTGAAGGACGAGCTGCAGCTGTCGGGGAGGATCGGCCTGTCGGTGCGAAGGCTGGGAAACATCTTCAGCATGTAG